The genomic region TCCGGTGAATGGCACGCCAAAGTATTCCTCCAGCCGAAGGGAATGATAGGTCGAGACGAACCCCGAGTAGAGGAAGAAGCAAAGGCCGCCCACAATGTGAGCGATCATGGGGACATCGATATCCGAACGAACTTCGCCCCGCTCGATGCCCTGGGTGAGAATGGCGCGAAAGTACTTGACCGAGGTCGCCTCGATGCGCCGCGTGACCTTTCGCGCGAAAGAGTCCATGTCCGACGTTCCAAGCTGGAGCAGGATACGGAAGGTGTCGTTGCGGGCGTCCGCGTCGGTCTGCGTGTTCTCCATGAGCATGCGTATCTTCCCGAGGCACGAGGCGTCGCTCGCGACCACGGAGCGCATGTACTCATCCTTGCCCT from Candidatus Abyssobacteria bacterium SURF_5 harbors:
- a CDS encoding TetR/AcrR family transcriptional regulator; its protein translation is MASKTFSNISKEKQDRVLRAAQVEFAANGYHKANINDICERAGISNGALYKYFKNKSDLYEAVIMRQVEGKDEYMRSVVASDASCLGKIRMLMENTQTDADARNDTFRILLQLGTSDMDSFARKVTRRIEATSVKYFRAILTQGIERGEVRSDIDVPMIAHIVGGLCFFLYSGFVSTYHSLRLEEYFGVPFTGKRKSHTQYVDRMLGWLEEILSPAERPGANA